In Coccidioides posadasii str. Silveira chromosome 4, complete sequence, one genomic interval encodes:
- the PYC1 gene encoding pyruvate carboxylase (EggNog:ENOG410QEBK~COG:C~BUSCO:607at33183) — translation MAASNPAVSVVPEEAIDDVVEDHSPSNYEHSVHRRLRANSTIMQFHKILVANRGEIPIRIFRTAHELSLQTVAVYSYEDRLSMHRQKADEAYMIGRRGQFTPVGAYLAGDEIIRIAVQHGVHLIHPGYGFLSENAEFARNVEKAGLVFVGPTPDTIDALGDKVSARRLAIKCGVPVVPGTEGPVSRFEEVKAFTDQYGFPIIIKAAFGGGGRGMRVVRDQESLRDSFERATSEAKSAFGNGTVFVERFLDRPKHIEVQLLGDNHGNVVHLYERDCSVQRRHQKVVELAPAKDLPVDVRDSILADAVKLAKSVSYRNAGTAEFLVDQLNRYYFIEINPRIQVEHTITEEITGIDIVAAQIQIAAGATLEQLGLTQDRISTRGFAIQCRITTEDPTKGFQPDTGKIEVYRSAGGNGVRLDGGNGFAGSIITPHYDSMLVKCTCHGSTYEIVRRKMLRALVEFRIRGVKTNIPFLASLLTHPTFIQGNCWTTFIDDTPELFALIGSQNRAQKLLAYLGDVAVNGSRIKGQIGEPKFKGAISMPTIVDEAGTPVDVSVPCQKGWKQILDEQGPAAFAKAVRANKGCLIMDTTWRDAHQSLLATRVRTVDLVNIAKETSHAYSNAYSLECWGGATFDVAMRFLYEDPWDRLRKLRKAVPNIPFQMLLRGANGVAYSSLPDNAIYHFCKQAKKYGVDIFRVFDALNDIHQLEVGMKAVQAAGGVVEGTLCYSGDMLNPNKKYNLNYYLDLVDKIVALGTHVLGIKDMAGVLKPQAATMLIGAIRKKYPDLPIHVHTHDSAGTGVASMVACALAGADAVDAATDSMSGMTSQPSVGAILASLEGTECDPKLDIRNIRAIDSYWAQLRLLYSPFEAGLTGPDPEVYEHEIPGGQLTNLIFQAHQLGLGTQWAETKKAYKQANDLLGDIVKVTPTSKVVGDLAQFMVSNKLTPDDVIARAGELDFPGSVLEFLEGLMGQPYGGFPEPLRSKALRDRRKLDSRPGLHLPPLDLVKIKADLKEKYGTATECDVASFAMYPKVYEDYRNFVSKYGDLSVLPTKYFLSRPEIGEEFSVELEQGKVLILKLLAVGPLSEQTGQREVFYEMNGEVRQVAVDDILAAVDNTSRPKADPNNSSQVGAPMSGVVVEIRVHDGLEVKKGDPIAVLSAMKMEMVISAPHHGTISGLLVKEGDSVDGQDLICTIHKV, via the exons ATGGCTGCCTCCAATCCAGCCGTCTCTGTCGTGCCCGAGGAGGCGATCGACGACGTCGTCGAGGACCACTCCCCCTCCAACTACGAGCACTCCGTCCACCGCAGACTGCGCGCAAACTCCACCATCATGCAGTTCCACAAGATCCTCGTCGCCAACCGCGGCGAGATCCCCATCCGCATCTTCCGCACCGCCCACGAGCTGTCCCTCCAGACCGTCGCCGTCTACTCCTACGAGGACCGCCTCAGCATGCACCGCCAGAAGGCGGACGAGGCCTACATGATCGGCCGGAGGGGCCAGTTCACCCCCGTCGGCGCCTATCTCGCCGGCGACGAGATCATCCGCATCGCCGTCCAGCACGGCGTCCACCTCATCCACCCGGGCTACGGCTTCCTCTCCGAGAACGCTGAGTTCGCCCGCAACGTCGAGAAGGCCGGCCTCGTCTTCGTCGGCCCCACGCCGGACACCATCGACGCCCTGGGCGACAAGGTCTCCGCCCGTCGCCTCGCCATCAAGTGCGGCGTCCCCGTCGTCCCCGGGACCGAGGGCCCCGTCTCCCGCTTCGAGGAGGTCAAGGCCTTCACCGACCAGTACGGCTTCCCCATCATCATCAAGGCCGCCTTCGGCGGCGGTGGCCGCGGCATGCGTGTCGTCCGCGACCAGGAGTCCCTCCGCGACTCCTTCGAGCGCGCCACCTCGGAGGCCAAATCCGCCTTCGGCAACGGCACCGTCTTCGTCGAGCGCTTCCTCGACAGGCCCAAGCACATCGAGGTCCAGCTGCTCGGCGACAACCACGGCAACGTCGTCCACCTCTACGAGCGTGACTGCAGCGTCCAGCGCCGCCACCAGAAGGTCGTCGAGCTCGCCCCGGCCAAGGACCTCCCCGTCGACGTCCGCGACAGCATCCTCGCCGACGCCGTCAAGCTGGCCAAGTCCGTCAGCTACCGCAACGCCGGCACCGCCGAGTTCCTCGTCGACCAGCTCAACCGCTACTACTTCATCGAGATCAACCCCCGCATCCAGGTCGAGCACACCATCACCGAGGAGATCACCGGCATCGACATCGTCGCCGCCCAGATCCAGATCGCCGCCGGCGCCACCCTCGAGCAGCTCGGCCTCACCCAGGACCGCATCTCCACCAGAGGCTTCGCCATCCAGTGCCGCATCACCACCGAAGATCCCACAAAGGGCTTCCAGCCCGACACCGGCAAGATCGAGGTCTACCGCTCCGCCGGCGGCAACGGCGTCCGTCTCGACGGCGGCAACGGCTTCGCCGGCTCCATCATCACCCCGCATTACGACTCCATGCTGGTCAAGTGCACCTGCCACGGCTCAACCTACGAGATCGTCCGCCGCAAGATGCTCCGTGCCCTCGTCGAGTTCCGCATCCGCGGCGTCAAGACCAACATCCCCTTCCTCGCCTCCCTCCTGACCCACCCGACCTTCATCCAGGGCAACTGCTGGACCACCTTCATCGACGACACCCCCGAGCTCTTCGCCCTCATCGGCAGCCAGAACCGCGCCCAGAAGCTCCTCGCCTACCTCGGCGACGTTGCCGTCAACGGCAGCAGGATCAAGGGCCAGATCGGCGAGCCCAAGTTCAAGGGCGCCATCAGCATGCCCACCATCGTCGACGAGGCCGGAACACCCGTCGACGTCTCCGTCCCCTGCCAGAAGGGGTGGAAGCAGATCCTCGACGAGCAGGGTCCCGCCGCGTTCGCCAAGGCCGTCCGTGCCAACAAGGGCTGCTTGATCATGGACACCACATGGCGCGACGCCCACCAGTCTCTCCTCGCCACCCGTGTCCGAACAGTCGATCTGGTCAACATCGCAAAGGAGACGAGCCATGCCTACAGCAACGCCTACAGTCTAGAGTGCTGGGGCGGCGCCACCTTCGATGTCGCCATGAGATTCCTTTACGAGGATCCCTGGGACCGTCTCCGGAAGCTTCGCAAGGCTGTTCCAAACATTCCGTTCCAGATGTTGCTCCGTGGAGCCAACGGTGTCGCCTACTCTTC CCTCCCTGATAACGCCATTTACCACTTCTGCAAACAGGCAAAGAAGTACGGTGTCGATATCTTCCGTGTCTTCGATGCCTTGAACGATATCCACCAGCTTGAGGTCGGCATGAAGGCCGTCCAGGCCGCTGGAGGTGTCGTCGAGGGTACTCTCTGCTACAGCGGTGACATGTTGAACCCCAACAAGAAATACAACCTCAACTACTACCTTGATCTTGTCGACAAGATCGTCGCCCTCGGCACCCATGTCCTCGGTATCAAGGACATGGCGGGTGTGTTGAAGCCCCAGGCAGCCACCATGCTCATCGGAGCGATCCGCAAGAAGTACCCCGATCTTCCCATCCACGTTCACACCCACGACTCCGCCGGCACCGGTGTCGCCTCCATGGTGGCTTGCGCCTTGGCTGGCGCTGATGCCGTCGACGCGGCCACCGACAGCATGTCCGGAATGACCTCCCAGCCCAGCGTCGGAGCCATCCTGGCTTCCCTCGAAGGCACCGAGTGCGATCCAAAGCTTGACATCCGAAACATCCGCGCCATCGACTCCTACTGGGCTCAGTTGCGCCTGCTCTACTCTCCGTTCGAGGCTGGCTTGACCGGACCCGACCCCGAGGTCTACGAGCACGAGATCCCCGGCGGCCAGCTCACCAACCTGATCTTCCAGGCCCACCAGCTCGGCCTCGGGACCCAGTGGGCCGAGACCAAGAAGGCGTACAAGCAGGCCAACGACCTTCTCGGCGACATCGTCAAGGTCACACCTACTTCCAAGGTTGTTGGTGACCTTGCGCAGTTCATGGTCTCCAACAAGCTCACCCCCGACGACGTTATCGCCCGTGCCGGCGAGCTCGACTTCCCCGGCTCCGTCCTCGAATTCCTCGAGGGTCTCATGGGCCAGCCTTACGGCGGCTTCCCCGAGCCCCTTCGCTCCAAGGCCCTCCGTGACCGCCGGAAGTTGGACAGCCGCCCCGGCCTGCACCTCCCGCCTCTGGATCTCGTGAAGATCAAGGCCGATCTCAAGGAGAAATACGGCACTGCCACCGAGTGCGACGTGGCCAGTTTCGCGATGTATCCCAAGGTCTACGAGGACTACCGCAACTTCGTCTCCAAGTACGGAGATCTCTCCGTCCTCCCGACCAAATACTTCCTCTCCAGACCGGAGATCGGCGAGGAGTTCTCCGTCGAACTTGAGCAGGGCAAGGTGCTTATCCTCAAGTTGTTGGCCGTCGGGCCGCTCTCCGAGCAGACCGGCCAGCGCGAAGTCTTCTACGAGATGAACGGAGAAGTCCGACAGGTCGCTGTTGACGATATCCTCGCGGCTGTCGACAACACGAGCAGGCCGAAGGCCGATCCCAACAACAGCAGCCAGGTCGGCGCGCCCATGAGCGGTGTTGTGGTCGAGATTAGAGTCCACGATGGATTGGAAGTGAAGAAGGGAGACCCAATTGCTGTTCTTAGCGCTATGAAGATG GAAATGGTCATCTCAGCACCACATCATGGCACCATCTCCGGATTACTTGTGAAGGAAGGGGATTCTGTGGATGGACAGGATCTTATCTGCACAATTCACAAGGTGTAA
- a CDS encoding uncharacterized protein (BUSCO:8818at4751~EggNog:ENOG410PIM9~COG:U~BUSCO:151at33183) — protein sequence MAPLPIKFTELLQLTNLDIVPASIGFNSCTLESDSFVCVRQKLPESDKTQVIIINLKNNNEVVRRPINADNAIMHWNRNIIALKAQGRTVQVFDLQAKEKLKSAVLTEDVVYWKWFSETSLGLVTEAAVYHWNVFDPSQHAPIKMFDRIANLNGCQIISYKVNEDQKWMAVVGISQQQGRIVGTMQLHSVERGISQHIEGHAAAFASISVEGSPLPHKLFTFAVRTQTGAKLQIAEIDHQEPNPKFAKKAVEIYFPPEATNDFPVAMQVSKKYDIVYLVTKFGFIHLYDLETGTCIFMNRISSETIFVTTPDSESTGLVGVNRKGQVLSVSVDENTIIPYLLDNPANTSLAVKLAAKGGLPGADNLLQRQFETLLSQQNYIEAAKVAANSPRGFLRTPETINRLKSAPQSAQGMSVILQYFGMLLDKGSLNKYESIELVRPVMQQSRKHLLEKWLSEDKLECSEELGDIVRPYDVGLALGIYLKANVPHKVVAGFAETGQFDKIIAYSKQVGFQPDYVQLLQHIVRVNPEKCAEFAGQLVSEESGAVVDLDRVVDVFISQNMIQQATAFLLDALKDNKPEHGHLQTRLLEMNLVNAPQVADAILGNEMFTHYDKARVSQLCEGAGLYQRALENTEDPAVIMRNIVRTDKLNPDWLSNYFGRLSVEQSLECMNEMLKVNLRQNLQAVVQLATKYSDLLGATNLINLLEKYRTAEGLYYYLGSIVNLSEDPDVHFKYIEAATKMGQMTEVERICRESNYYNAEKVKNFLKEARLTEQLPLIIVCDRFNFIHDLVLYLYQNQQYNSIEVYVQRVNPSRTPAVVGGLLDVDCDEGIIKNLLSTVDPSSIPIDELVSEVETRNRLKILLPFLESTLATGNQQQAVYNALAKIYIDSNNNPEKFLKENDLYDTLVVGKYCEKRDPNLAYVAYRKGQNDLELINITNENSMYRAQARYLLERADPEIWAFVLNSNNIHRRSLVDQVIATAVPESAEPDKVSIAVKAFLDADLPTELIELLEKIILEPSPFSDNSSLQNLLMLTAAKADKGRLMDYIHQLTEFNADEIASMCLSVGLYEEAFEIYKKVDNHISATNVLVDYIVSIDRAQEYAERVELPEVWSKVAKAQLDGLRVSDAIASYIRAGDPSNYNEVIETATHAGKDEDLVEFLKMARKTLREPAVDTALALSYARLNQLPELEDFLRGVNVADIEASGDKAYEEGYHEAAKIFFTSISNWAKLATTLVHLEDYQAAVECARKGNSVKVWKQVNEACVAKKEFRLAQICGLNLIVHAEELQDLVRQYERNGYFDELIALLEAGLGLERAHMGMFTELGIALSRYHPDRVMEHLKLFWTRINIPKMIRACEEANLWPELVFLYCHYDEWDNAALAMMERAADAWEHHSFKDIIVKVANLEIYYRALNFYLQEQPLLLTDLLQVLTPRIDVNRVVRMFEKSDNIPLIKPFLLNVQPQNKKAVNNAINDLLIEEEDYKTLRDSVENHDNYDPVELAQRLEKHDLVFFRQIAASIYRKNKRWEKSISLSKQDKLFKDAIETAAISGKTEVVEDLLRYFVDIGSRECYVGMLYACYDLIRPDVVLEMSWRHGLNDFTMPYMINMLSQQVRTIEMLKKDNEERKAKEAAQQKEEDNTPVLGGTRLMLTQGPASPAAHAMPLGGQTNGITPQMTGFRPF from the exons ATGGCGCCTCTTCCGATTAAATTTACGGAACTACTTCAG TTGACGAACCTCGATATTGTG CCCGCATCTATCGGATTCAATTCATGT ACCCTTGAATCCGATTCATTCGTGTGCGTTCGTCAAAAGTTACCCGAAAGTGACAAAACGCAAGTCATTATCATCAACCTCAAGAATAATAATGAAGTCGTTCGTCGGCCCATCAACGCCGATAATGCTATCATGCATTGGAACCGAAACATCATCGCCCTCAAGGCCCAGGGTAGAACCGTTCAAGTCTTTGACCTCCAGGCGAAGGAGAAATTGAAATCCGCCGTGCTCACCGAGGATGTTGTGTATTGGAAATGGTTCAGCGAGACGAGTTTGGGCCTGGTAACAGAGGCTGCGGTTTACCATTGGAACGTCTTCGATCCGTCTCAGCATGCGCCTATAAAGATGTTTGACCGCATCGCTAATCTAAAC GGATGCCAAATCATCAGCTACAAAGTCAACGAAGATCAGAAATGGATGGCTGTCGTCGGTATCAGCCAGCAGCAAGGACGCATTGTTGGAACGATGCAGCTTCACTCCGTCGAGCGTGGTATTTCACAGCACATTGAAGGCCATGCCGCCGCTTTCGCATCCATCTCTGTCGAAGGCTCCCCCTTGCCGCACAAGCTTTTCACGTTTGCTGTTCGCACCCAAACCGGAGCAAAACTGCAGATCGCGGAGATCGATCACCAAGAACCCAATCCGAAGTTTGCGAAGAAGGCCGTGGAGATCTACTTCCCACCAGAGGCGACCAATGATTTCCCGGTCGCGATGCAGGTTTCGAAGAAATATGACATTGTATATCTCGTCACAAAATTCGGCTTCATTCATCTATATGACCTAGAAACCGGCACGTGCATTTTCATGAACCGCATCTCAAGCGAGACGATCTTCGTTACGACTCCAGACTCGGAATCCACGGGTCTGGTCGGGGTCAACCGCAAGGGTCAAGTCCTATCCGTCAGCGTTGATGAGAACACCATCATTCCTTACCTCCTCGATAATCCAGCCAACACATCGCTTGCTGTTAAGCTGGCTGCTAAGGGAGGCCTTCCAGGTGCAGATAATCTTCTCCAGAGACAATTTGAGACGCTCCTTTCCCAGCAGAACTATATAGAGGCTGCAAAGGTTGCGGCAAACTCACCACGTGGCTTCCTCCGTACCCCGGAGACCATTAACCGACTCAAGAGCGCTCCTCAGAGTGCACAAGGAATGTCCGTCATTCTCCAGTATTTCGGCATGCTGTTGGACAAGGGTTCGTTAAACAAGTATGAAAGTATTGAATTGGTTCGACCCGTTATGCAGCAGAGTCGAAAGCATCTGCTCGAAAAATGGCTTAGTGAGGACAAGCTTGAGTGTTCTGAGGAGCTGGGTGATATTGTGCGACCATACGATGTTGGCCTTGCTTTGGGGATCTATTTGAAGGCAAACGTCCCCCACAAAGTTGTCGCTGGGTTTGCGGAAACCGGACAGTTTGACAAGATTATTGCTTACTCCAAGCAAGTTGGCTTCCAGCCTGATTATGTCCAACTTCTCCAGCACATCGTTCGCGTTAACCCCGAAAAGTGTGCCGAGTTCGCTGGTCAACTTGTTAGCGAGGAGAGTGGCGCCGTCGTCGATCTCGATCGTGTGGTTGATGTTTTTATATCTCAAAATATGATCCAACAAGCCACTGCTTTCTTGCTAGATGCCCTCAAGGACAACAAGCCGGAACATGGGCACCTCCAGACTCGCCTCCTGGAAATGAATCTCGTAAATGCTCCTCAGGTTGCGGATGCTATTCTCGGAAATGAAATGTTCACCCATTACGACAAGGCCAGGGTCTCACAACTCTGCGAAGGTGCTGGGTTGTACCAGCGAGCTTTGGAGAACACCGAGGATCCTGCGGTCATCATGCGCAATATCGTCCGGACCGATAAATTAAATCCCGACTGGCTGTCCAATTACTTCGGGCGCTTGTCAGTTGAACAGTCCTTGGAGTGCATGAACGAAATGCTCAAAGTGAACCTGCGGCAGAATCTTCAAGCCGTGGTTCAGTTGGCTACCAAGTACTCGGACCTGTTGGGCGCGACCAACTTGATCAATCTCCTCGAGAAATACCGAACGGCAGAAGGCCTATACTACTACCTTGGCAGCATCGTCAATTTGAGCGAAGATCCTGACGTGCACTTCAAGTATATCGAAGCCGCTACCAAGATGGGCCAGATGACAGAGGTTGAGCGAATCTGCCGTGAGAGCAACTACTATAATGCTGAGAAAGTCAAGAACTTCCTCAAGGAGGCCCGTCTCACCGAGCAGCTTCCTCTAATTATTGTCTGTGACAGATTCAATTTCATCCACGATTTGGTCCTTTACCTGTACCAGAATCAGCAGTACAATTCCATTGAGGTATATGTTCAGAGAGTCAATCCGTCTCGAACTCCAGCTGTTGTGGGAGGACTTCTCGACGTCGATTGCGATGAGGGCATTATCAAGAATCTCCTTTCAACCGTGGATCCTTCGTCTATTCCGATCGATGAGCTTGTCTCCGAGGTAGAGACCCGGAACCGCTTGAAGATTCTCCTTCCATTCCTGGAGAGCACGCTTGCTACCGGAAACCAGCAACAGGCAGTATATAACGCCCTTGCCAAGATTTACATTGATAGCAACAATAATCCCGAGAAGTTCTTGAAGGAGAATGATCTCTACGATACATTGGTTGTCGGTAAATATTGCGAGAAGCGTGATCCAAACTTGGCTTACGTTGCGTACCGAAAGGGCCAAAATGACTTGGAGCTCATCAACATCACCAATGAGAATTCGATGTACCGAGCCCAGGCaagatatcttcttgaaCGCGCCGACCCTGAGATTTGGGCCTTCGTATTAAACAGCAATAACATCCACCGCCGCTCTCTGGTCGATCAAGTGATTGCCACCGCCGTGCCAGAATCAGCCGAGCCAGACAAGGTTTCCATTGCCGTTAAAGCTTTCCTCGATGCCGATTTGCCTACAGAGCTGATCGAGCTCTTGGAGAAGATTATCCTAGAACCATCTCCATTCAGCGACAACAGCAGTCTGCAGAATCTCTTGATGCTTACGGCTGCCAAGGCGGACAAGGGCCGGTTGATGGACTACATCCACCAGCTGACAGAGTTCAATGCCGACGAAATCGCAAGCATGTGTCTGTCTGTCGGCCTGTATGAAGAAGCGTTCGAGATCTACAAGAAGGTTGATAACCACATCTCCGCCACAAACGTGCTTGTCGACTATATTGTCAGCATTGACCGCGCGCAAGAGTACGCTGAACGTGTTGAGCTCCCAGAAGTCTGGAGCAAAGTAGCAAAGGCTCAGCTGGATGGCCTTCGCGTTTCCGATGCCATTGCTTCGTATATCCGGGCTGGAGACCCATCGAACTACAATGAAGTCATTGAGACCGCCACTCACGCCGGCAAGGACGAGGACCTCGTCGAATTCTTGAAGATGGCCAGAAAGACTCTCCGTGAGCCGGCTGTCGACACTGCGCTCGCCCTCTCCTATGCCAGACTTAACCAGCTTCCTGAGCTTGAAGACTTCCTTCGCGGAGTTAACGTTGCAGACATCGAAGCTTCTGGTGACAAGGCCTACGAAGAAGGGTATCACGAAGCCGCCAAGATCTTCTTCACTAGTATCTCCAACTGGGCAAAACTCGCCACCACCCTCGTCCATCTCGAGGATTACCAGGCTGCGGTCGAATGCGCTCGAAAAGGAAACAGCGTCAAGGTCTGGAAGCAGGTTAACGAGGCCTGTGTTGCCAAGAAAGAGTTCCGGCTGGCCCAGATCTGCGGTCTCAACCTCATCGTCCACGCGGAGGAGTTGCAGGACCTGGTGCGCCAGTATGAGCGTAACGGATACTTCGACGAGCTCATCGCTTTGCTCGAGGCCGGTCTAGGCTTAGAGAGGGCACACATGGGCATGTTCACCGAGCTGGGCATCGCCCTGTCGAGATATCACCCGGACAGAGTGATGGAGCACCTGAAGCTTTTCTGGACACGCATCAATATCCCCAAGATGATCCGAGCCTGCGAGGAAGCGAATCTCTGGCCCGAGCTGGTATTCTTGTACTGCCATTACGACGAGTGGGATAACGCTGCCTTGGCGATGATGGAGCGGGCGGCGGATGCCTGGGAACACCACTCCTTCAAGGACATCATTGTGAAGGTGGCGAACCTGGAGATCTACTACCGGGCACTAAACTTCTACCTCCAGGAACAGCCGCTGCTGCTGACGGACCTGCTGCAAGTTCTTACGCCACGGATCGATGTGAATCGGGTGGTGCGCATGTTCGAGAAGTCCGACAACATCCCGCTGATCAAGCCGTTCCTGCTCAACGTCCAGCCCCAGAACAAGAAGGCGGTCAACAACGCGATCAACGATCTGCTGATCGAGGAAGAGGACTACAAGACGCTGCGCGACTCTGTTGAGAACCACGACAACTACGACCCGGTTGAGCTGGCGCAGAGGCTCGAGAAGCACGACCTGGTGTTCTTCCGACAGATCGCGGCGAGCATCTACCGCAAGAACAAGCGGTGGGAGAAGTCGATCTCGCTGTCGAAGCAGGACAAGCTCTTCAAGGATGCGATCGAGACAGCGGCAATTTCGGGCAAGACCGAGGTTGTGGAGGACCTTTTACGTTAT TTCGTGGACATCGGCAGCCGCGAGTGCTATGTGGGCATGCTGTACGCGTGCTACGATCTGATCCGGCCGGACGTGGTGCTTGAGATGTCGTGGCGACACGGGCTGAACGACTTCACGATGCCGTACATGATCAACATGCTGAGCCAGCAGGTGCGGACAATCGAGATGCTGAAGAAGGACAACGAGGAGCGCAAGGCGAAGGAGGCGGCGCAGCAGAAGGAGGAGGACAACACGCCGGTGCTTGGGGGGACGAGACTGATGCTGACGCAGGGACCGGCCAGCCCAGCAGCGCACGCGATGCCGCTTGGAGGGCAGACAAATGGGATCACGCCTCAGATGACGGGCTTCCGGCCattctaa